AGCAGGTCGGTCGCCGCGTCCTTCATGGCGACCACGGCGGGGGCGGAGGGACCGCCGCCGCGCGCGAACGCGGCGAAGCGGTGCGCGGCGGGGGTCGGTTCGGGTGTGAAGTACGGTTCGCGGTCGCCGCCGCCCAGCCACCAGCCCAGGTCCTCGGCGCAGCCGTCCGGGACGGTCCAGGTCTCGTCGAGATGGGCGAACCGCCGGGGCAGGGCGACGACCTCGGCGTCGGGTACGGCGCCGACCGACCAGACGCCCGTGTAGCTCACGCGACCGCACACCTCCCGCCGTTGTCGGAGCCTCGTTGTCAGTGCCCCGACCTAGAGTCGGTGACATGGAAATGAAAGCACCCCGGGTGCGGCTGGAGCCATGGTCGGAAGGGGACCTCGGCCTGCTGCGCGCCGCCAACGCGCCGGAGCTGATGGAGCATCTCGGCGGCCCCGAGAGCGAGGACCAACTGCTCGTCAGGCACCACAGGTACGTCGCCCTGAGCGCGGACCGGACCGGCAAGGGCCGGATGTTCCGGATCGTCCTGCTGCCGGACGGCGTCCCGGTGGGGAACACCGGCTTCTGGGCGACCACCTGGCAGGGGCAGGACGTGTACGAGACGGGCTGGGGCGTGCTCGGGGAGTTCCAGGGGCGCGGACTCGCGGTGGCGGCGACGAAGGCGGTCGTGGAGGAAGCGCGGGCGGCGCGCGGGCACCGCTATCTGATGGCGTACCCGTCGGTGGACAACGGCGCGTCGAACGCGGTGTGCCGTAAGGCGGGCTTCGAACTGCTCGGGGAGGGCGAGTTCGAGTATCCGGTCGGCCACATGATGCGGTGCAACGAGTGGCGGCTGGACCTGGAGGCGCGGTGATGGCGGAACGGTCGCGCGATGCCGTCGAACGATCACGGACCGAAGCCGCGCCCGCGCGGAAAGCGCTGGCCCGCCTCGCGGCCCGAATGACATGCTGACGATGTGAACGGACCGGAGATCCACCTCACCTTCGACTCCGAGCTGCACGTCTTCGTCCCGGCCGGACGGCGCGGCGGGCGTACGGCCGTGACCACGGACGGCTCGTCCACGCTCGGCCATGTCGTCGAATCCCTCGGCGTCCCGCTCACCGAGGCCGGTCAACTCCTCGTAGACGGAAGCCCGGTGGACAGGTCGCACATCCCGTCGGCGGGCGAGTCGGTGGAGGTACGGGCGGTGGCCAGGCCCCAGCGCGTACCGGGCGCGCCGCTGCGCTTCCTGCTCGACGTCCACCTCGGCACGCTCGCGCGCCGTCTGCGGCTGCTGGGCGTCGACGCGGCGTACGAGAGCGAGGACATCGGCGATCCGGCGCTGGCCGCGCTCTCGGCGAAGGAGCGGCGGGTCATGCTCTCGCGCGACCGGGGCCTGCTGCGGCGCCGGGAGATCTGGGCGGGGGCGTACATCTACAGCGACCGCACCGACGACCAGCTCAGGGACGTTCTGGGACGGTTCGCGCCCGTGCTCGCCCCGTGGACCCGCTGCACGGCGTGCAACGGCCCGCTCGGGGCGGCCGACAAGGACTCGGTCGAGGGCCTGCTGGAGCAGGGCACGCAGCGTACGTACGACGTCTTCGCGCAGTGCACGGCCTGCGGCAGGGTCTACTGGCGCGGCGCGCACCACGCGCGGCTGGCGGCGATCGTGGACGAGGCGCTGCGCGAATTCGGCGGCGCGGCGGCGTAGTCGCGGGGCCTGGTCCGTGCCGCGGGACCAAGTCTCAGTAGATGTACAGATCGCCGGTGGCGGGGACGAGCACATGGTGCTTGTCGTTGTCGGGGTTGAGGTCCTGCGCGCCGCCGTTCCAGACGGTGGCGATGTCCACGGACACCTCGGCGGGATTGCCGACGGTCCGCAGATCGAGCAGGAACTCGCTGTCCCGCCCGTCGGCCCGCAAGGCCTTCGCCTGGCAGTACACGACCTGGTCCCCGCCCCACAGACAGCCGGCGGGCAGCTTCTGCCCGACCGCCAGCGGTTCGGAGAAGGAGAGCCTGGCCGTGGCGCCGGTCAGGTCCGACGGGCCGTGGTTGCCGGTCGACAGCCGTACGGCGAGCCGCCCGCTCCACAGGGAGACATGGCCGTGGTGCGCGACGTCGGCCTCGGCGGGGGCCCGCTCGGGCCCGTGTTCGGCCTCCTGGCCGACGCCCCCACCGACGTCCCCACCGACGCGCTCACCGAAGCCCGCGCCAACGCCCTCACCGGCGTCCGCGCCGGGGGCTTCCACGCCCGAGCCCGAACCCGCGCCCATCACCACGGCCATGGCCGCGGCGGACACCACCATCATCGCTCTGTGCATTACTCGCATAATCGGAAGATACCCCCACAACCTTCCTTACCTGACCAACCGTCAGCGTGGCGAGTCGCCATCCGCCCTCATGGCGGCTTCCGCCCCCGTGGCACGCTGATCACATGGTCGTAGCCCGCTCCGTCGCCCTCTTCGCCGTCGCCGCCCTCTTCGAGATCGGCGGCGCCTGGCTCGTCTGGCAGGGCGTACGCGAACACAAGGGCTGGATCTGGATCGGCGCCGGGGTCATCGCGCTCGGCCTCTACGGCTTCGTCGCCACCCTCCAGCCCGACGCCGAGTTCGGCCGCATCCTCGCCGCGTACGGCGGCGTCTTCGTCGCCGGTTCGATCGCCTGGGGCGTCGTCGCCGACGGCTACCGCCCCGACCGCTACGACATCATCGGCGCGCTCATCTGCCTCGCCGGCATGGCCGTGCTGATGTACGCCCCGCGCGACCACTGAGCCGCGCCGCCTGCCTATCCTGGCCGGGAGTCGATCAGTCGCCCACACGCGCGAGGAGCACGACATGACCGTCGCCGGTAAGCCCACCGCCGTCGTCACCGGAGCCAGCAGCGGTATCGGAGCCGCCACCGCCCGCCAACTCGCCGCCGCCGGCTGTCACGTCGTCGTGACCGCCCGCCGCAAGGACCGCATCGAGGCGCTGGCCGCCGAGATCAACGCGGCCGGGCACTCCGCCACCGCCCATGTCCTCGACGTCACCGACCGCGCGGCCGTCGACGCCTTCGCCGCCGAACTCGGCAGCCTCCCGTCCGTCGACGTACTGGTCGCCAACGCGGGCGGCGCGCTCGGCGCCGACCCGGTCGCCAGCGGCGACCCGGACGACTGGCGCCAGATGTTCGAGACGAACGTCATCGGCACCCTCCACACCACCCAGGCCCTGCTCCCCGCCCTCACCGCGAGCGGCAACGGCACGGTCGTGATCCTCTCCTCGACCGCCGGCTTCGCCACGTACGAGGGCGGTGGCGGCTACGTCGCGGCCAAGCACGCCGAGCACGTCCTGGCCGAGACCCTCCGTCTGGAGATCGTGGGCACGCCGGTCCGCGTCATCGAGGTGGCGCCCGGCATGGTCAAGACGGAGGAGTTCGCCTCCACGCGCTTCCGCGGGGACACCGAGCGGGCGGAGAAGGTGTACGAGGGCGTCGCGGAGCCGCTCAGCGCGGAGGACGTGGCCGACACCATCACGTGGGCGGTCACCCGTCCCCACCACGTGAACATCGACCTGCTGGTGGTACGCCCCCGGGCCCAGGCGTCCAACACCAAAGTGCACAGGGAACTCGGATGACCGGGGACGCCCGCCGTCCCGAAGAGGCACACGGTCCCGAGGACGCCCGCCGGGACGCGGCCGTCCGCCGCGCGAGCGCGGCGCTGGAGACGTACACCCTCTCCGGCGACGGCTGGCGCCGCAGCCCCGGCGAGACGCTCACCCGCGTCCTGGCGGACCTGATGCACTGGTCCGACGACACCCAGCGCGACTTCGCCGACGCGCAGTCACGGGCGTGCGACCTGCACGCGGCGGAACGGCGCGGCTGACCCGGTCACCGCCGCGGCTCGCGGGTTCACCAGTGCGAGGGGCGCGTCAGCGAGGCCGGCAGCACGGTCGCGGCGTCGCCCCTCGCCGCGTCGAGCTGCGACTGCGTGAGGAACAGGGCGCCGGTCAGATCGGCGCCCCGCAGGTCCGCGTCCCGGAAGTCGGCGCCGATCAGATCGGCCGTCCGCAGATCCGCGCCGCGCAGATCGGCGGCGACCAGAAGCGCGCCCCGCAGATTCGCGCCCCGCAGATCGGCGCCCTTGAGCCTGGCGCCCATCAGGTCGGCGCCCCTGCGCTCCTTCCGCTTCCCCCGGAACCCGGCGCGTACGGCCTCGCTGGCGCGCAGCAGCAGCTCGTTGACGCCCGCCCGGTGACCGGCGACGTCCAGCTCCACCAGGGTCTCGGGGTCGCTCGCGGTCAGCCG
This window of the Streptomyces niveus genome carries:
- a CDS encoding Mut7-C RNAse domain-containing protein produces the protein MNGPEIHLTFDSELHVFVPAGRRGGRTAVTTDGSSTLGHVVESLGVPLTEAGQLLVDGSPVDRSHIPSAGESVEVRAVARPQRVPGAPLRFLLDVHLGTLARRLRLLGVDAAYESEDIGDPALAALSAKERRVMLSRDRGLLRRREIWAGAYIYSDRTDDQLRDVLGRFAPVLAPWTRCTACNGPLGAADKDSVEGLLEQGTQRTYDVFAQCTACGRVYWRGAHHARLAAIVDEALREFGGAAA
- a CDS encoding GNAT family N-acetyltransferase, with product MEMKAPRVRLEPWSEGDLGLLRAANAPELMEHLGGPESEDQLLVRHHRYVALSADRTGKGRMFRIVLLPDGVPVGNTGFWATTWQGQDVYETGWGVLGEFQGRGLAVAATKAVVEEARAARGHRYLMAYPSVDNGASNAVCRKAGFELLGEGEFEYPVGHMMRCNEWRLDLEAR
- a CDS encoding SDR family NAD(P)-dependent oxidoreductase, producing the protein MTVAGKPTAVVTGASSGIGAATARQLAAAGCHVVVTARRKDRIEALAAEINAAGHSATAHVLDVTDRAAVDAFAAELGSLPSVDVLVANAGGALGADPVASGDPDDWRQMFETNVIGTLHTTQALLPALTASGNGTVVILSSTAGFATYEGGGGYVAAKHAEHVLAETLRLEIVGTPVRVIEVAPGMVKTEEFASTRFRGDTERAEKVYEGVAEPLSAEDVADTITWAVTRPHHVNIDLLVVRPRAQASNTKVHRELG
- a CDS encoding YnfA family protein, producing the protein MVVARSVALFAVAALFEIGGAWLVWQGVREHKGWIWIGAGVIALGLYGFVATLQPDAEFGRILAAYGGVFVAGSIAWGVVADGYRPDRYDIIGALICLAGMAVLMYAPRDH